Proteins encoded by one window of Agrobacterium vitis:
- a CDS encoding ATP-binding response regulator, whose amino-acid sequence MKSNGFIRLFGMRNDASFDTERAQAIMRIAVIFITAAYVMPLVANGATPPEGQSFYWLFAIYIPYSFLLLLWIVLRPGVNMLRRTMVTLLDYTFTTFAMSVGGAPLFPIAALVVWHTVVSGLRFGPKHLLPATALALSSFAIATYFNVYWQQNPYVVLTFIMMAILAPSYTLAFLLRLQSAYAAEQEANLSKSRFLAHASHDLRQPIHAISLFTACLRDAGLKPDELAMVDNIDRSLQSVSRLFKSLLDISTLDSGKLIPQMETVAIADILNEVVDQNMEAAQKAGSQLRLVNCTHFVAVDRSLLNTILQNILSNAIKYAGGRKIVIGCRRRGGGLTIQVYDQGPGIAPEHHLRIFDEFYQVRERGDKDVDGVGLGLAIVKRLGTLMGLQVSLRSVVGAGTALSVSGLKIAVPMKVLSAEQIAPPVANPAHGLRVLLVEDDEAVLLATASLLRKWGCTVQAETAIPSQLHHCDLLITDFDLGGRMTGTECIAKVRQLAGWKVPAVVMTGHAPSRVIEDIADSDIPILSKPVRPAELRSAILLPGIGAPLR is encoded by the coding sequence TTGAAATCCAACGGTTTTATTCGGCTTTTCGGCATGCGCAACGATGCCTCATTCGATACCGAGCGGGCACAGGCGATCATGCGCATTGCGGTTATTTTCATAACCGCCGCCTATGTCATGCCGCTGGTTGCAAATGGTGCAACGCCTCCAGAAGGACAAAGTTTCTATTGGCTGTTTGCGATCTACATCCCCTATTCCTTCCTGCTGCTCCTGTGGATCGTTCTGCGGCCAGGTGTCAACATGCTGCGGCGTACCATGGTTACGCTGCTCGACTATACGTTCACGACATTTGCGATGTCCGTCGGCGGGGCGCCACTCTTTCCGATTGCAGCACTTGTCGTCTGGCATACGGTTGTCAGCGGCTTACGTTTCGGCCCCAAGCATTTACTTCCGGCCACGGCATTGGCGTTGAGCTCTTTCGCAATCGCCACCTATTTCAATGTCTACTGGCAACAAAATCCTTATGTCGTGCTGACATTCATAATGATGGCAATTCTGGCCCCATCCTACACCTTGGCATTCTTGCTTCGGCTGCAAAGTGCCTATGCCGCCGAGCAGGAAGCAAACCTGTCGAAATCGCGGTTTCTTGCCCATGCCAGCCATGACCTTCGCCAACCTATCCACGCCATCAGCCTGTTTACGGCATGCTTGCGCGACGCGGGGCTGAAACCGGACGAACTGGCCATGGTCGACAATATCGATCGCTCACTGCAAAGCGTGTCACGGCTCTTCAAATCCTTGCTCGATATTTCCACCCTGGACAGCGGCAAACTGATTCCGCAGATGGAAACGGTAGCGATTGCCGATATCCTCAATGAGGTTGTCGATCAGAATATGGAGGCCGCACAGAAAGCCGGATCACAGCTACGGCTCGTCAATTGCACGCATTTTGTTGCGGTTGATCGGTCTCTGCTGAATACGATTCTGCAAAATATCCTGAGCAACGCGATTAAATATGCCGGGGGCCGTAAAATCGTGATCGGCTGCCGCCGCAGGGGCGGCGGCCTGACCATTCAGGTCTATGACCAAGGCCCAGGCATTGCGCCAGAGCATCATCTTCGCATATTCGACGAGTTTTATCAGGTCCGTGAGCGGGGTGACAAGGATGTCGACGGGGTCGGTCTGGGCTTGGCAATCGTCAAGCGCCTCGGCACCCTCATGGGGTTGCAGGTCTCATTGCGGTCGGTCGTCGGAGCGGGAACGGCGCTCTCCGTATCGGGATTGAAGATTGCCGTCCCCATGAAGGTTTTGAGCGCGGAGCAGATAGCCCCGCCCGTTGCCAATCCGGCTCATGGCCTGCGCGTGCTGCTTGTTGAAGACGATGAGGCTGTGCTGCTTGCCACAGCCAGCCTACTACGCAAATGGGGCTGTACGGTTCAGGCAGAAACAGCGATACCCTCCCAGCTGCACCATTGCGATCTGCTGATAACGGATTTTGATCTCGGCGGACGCATGACAGGCACGGAATGTATCGCCAAGGTTCGCCAGCTTGCCGGTTGGAAAGTCCCGGCGGTGGTGATGACGGGACACGCTCCCTCAAGAGTGATCGAGGATATCGCCGACAGTGACATACCGATCCTCTCGAAGCCGGTTCGCCCCGCCGAGCTTCGCTCGGCAATCCTGCTACCGGGAATCGGAGCTCCGCTCCGATGA
- a CDS encoding MmgE/PrpD family protein has translation MTTTTAAPLTGAFAQAIVQSEPDRDSAAMAAARTAIIDFLACAIAGAGERTTAIVATALGGCIGGDAILIGSARRADPLVAAVVNAYAGHVLDYDDVHSSVRGHPTTVITPALLALAAEREFTADAMIASYVVGLEAMARLGLSLGSRHYENGFHATATLGTVGAAAAICHVTQASPEETALALGLAATQSSGLRLQFGFDAKPYHAGMAARSGLLAARLASAGFGGAPDFLDNPVGFHSAYAFGAGHPESIVENWGAPWQIVSPGLTLKAYPCCTASHPVASLGIDLHREGLAADAIDTITFTYPPGADAALVVTKPTNGIEARFSPEYVFAASLIDGALRLDHFDERPVEPRLMALAARASRRHQESAPRMSSDPTTRFVIVDIVLKDGSTIQRRFDGLPGLADPADKFREATAADSSFAEIPSLVRQMSSSADLRHLLALLNQDASNTRK, from the coding sequence ATGACGACGACCACAGCCGCGCCGCTGACCGGCGCTTTCGCACAGGCAATTGTGCAGTCTGAGCCTGACCGCGACAGTGCGGCGATGGCGGCGGCCCGCACCGCGATCATTGATTTTCTGGCCTGCGCGATTGCTGGCGCAGGGGAGCGGACAACGGCTATCGTCGCAACCGCACTCGGCGGGTGTATCGGCGGTGACGCCATCCTGATCGGCAGCGCGCGCCGCGCCGATCCGTTGGTGGCGGCTGTCGTCAACGCCTATGCGGGCCATGTGCTTGACTATGACGATGTCCATTCCAGCGTGCGCGGCCATCCGACGACCGTGATCACTCCGGCATTGCTTGCGCTGGCTGCGGAGCGCGAATTTACCGCAGATGCAATGATCGCGTCCTATGTTGTCGGGCTGGAGGCTATGGCGCGGTTGGGCCTGTCGCTCGGTTCCCGGCATTACGAAAATGGCTTTCATGCTACGGCCACCCTTGGCACTGTGGGTGCTGCGGCAGCGATCTGCCATGTGACGCAGGCATCACCGGAAGAAACGGCGTTGGCGCTTGGCCTTGCCGCCACGCAATCCTCCGGCCTCAGATTGCAGTTCGGTTTCGATGCCAAGCCCTATCATGCGGGCATGGCGGCGCGCTCCGGCCTGCTGGCGGCGCGGCTGGCCTCGGCAGGTTTTGGAGGCGCGCCTGATTTTCTGGATAATCCGGTTGGCTTTCATTCTGCCTATGCTTTCGGAGCCGGGCATCCTGAATCAATCGTTGAGAACTGGGGCGCGCCCTGGCAAATCGTTTCGCCCGGCCTGACGCTGAAAGCCTATCCCTGCTGCACGGCCAGCCATCCGGTCGCCTCCCTCGGCATAGACCTGCATCGCGAGGGCCTTGCCGCTGACGCCATCGACACGATCACCTTCACCTATCCGCCCGGTGCCGATGCCGCACTGGTTGTCACCAAGCCGACGAATGGGATTGAGGCACGCTTCAGCCCGGAATATGTCTTTGCCGCCAGCCTGATCGACGGAGCCCTGCGGCTCGACCATTTCGATGAGCGGCCGGTGGAGCCCCGGCTGATGGCACTCGCTGCCCGCGCCAGTCGGCGGCATCAGGAGAGTGCTCCCCGAATGTCGAGCGATCCGACGACGCGGTTCGTTATCGTCGATATCGTGCTGAAAGACGGCAGTACCATCCAGCGCCGGTTCGACGGCCTGCCTGGGCTTGCCGATCCAGCCGACAAATTCCGCGAGGCGACTGCGGCGGATTCCTCCTTTGCCGAGATCCCTTCGCTCGTCCGGCAAATGAGCAGCAGTGCCGATCTGCGCCACCTGCTTGCCCTTCTTAACCAGGACGCCTCCAATACCCGTAAATGA
- a CDS encoding amino acid ABC transporter ATP-binding protein: protein MIANTDNAIVRLEDVHLSFGQTQVLKGIDLTVNKGDAVSIIGPSGSGKSTILRCINALVTAQSGQITVAGTRVDQLTKESERIALRKRVGIVFQQYNLFPHLTVLDNIMLAPTRILGTARREAESVARELLDKVRLGEKADAYPGQLSGGQQQRVAIARALAMKPDLVLFDEVTSALDPETVGEVLWVIRDLIREGMTSILVTHEMRFAEEISDTVVFTENGRIVGQGSPEQIFHQSDNPRIRQFVGGLSGRGTVREGEGI, encoded by the coding sequence ATGATTGCAAATACCGACAATGCCATCGTCCGTTTGGAAGACGTACACCTGTCCTTCGGCCAGACGCAGGTGCTGAAGGGCATCGACCTGACGGTCAACAAGGGCGATGCCGTCTCGATCATCGGTCCGTCCGGCTCGGGCAAATCCACCATCCTGCGCTGCATCAATGCGCTGGTGACGGCCCAAAGCGGCCAGATCACCGTGGCTGGGACGCGCGTTGACCAATTGACCAAGGAAAGCGAACGCATTGCGCTGCGCAAGCGGGTCGGCATCGTTTTCCAGCAATATAATCTCTTTCCGCATCTGACGGTGCTCGACAATATCATGCTTGCCCCGACCCGCATTCTGGGGACGGCAAGACGTGAAGCGGAAAGTGTCGCGCGTGAATTGCTGGACAAGGTGCGGCTTGGCGAAAAGGCCGATGCTTATCCGGGCCAACTCTCCGGCGGGCAGCAGCAGCGCGTGGCGATTGCCCGGGCGCTGGCAATGAAACCGGATCTCGTGCTGTTTGACGAGGTCACTTCGGCGCTCGATCCTGAAACGGTCGGTGAGGTCTTGTGGGTGATCCGTGACCTGATCCGCGAGGGCATGACCAGCATTCTCGTCACCCATGAGATGCGCTTTGCCGAAGAGATCAGCGACACCGTGGTGTTTACCGAGAATGGCCGCATCGTTGGCCAAGGCTCGCCGGAGCAGATCTTCCATCAGAGCGACAATCCACGCATTCGCCAGTTCGTCGGCGGGTTATCAGGCCGGGGTACGGTGCGCGAAGGCGAAGGCATATAG
- a CDS encoding autotransporter domain-containing protein, translating to MLDSGNTTWTSDTLVDGDLYVGYNNKDIGLTIANGAKVYSTNGYIGYRVGSSGTVTVSGPGSSWIIPRVNYVLANNITVNQNGTLNIENGGNVDAKYFTFASTSQLNVTGNGSTLTADRISNSGTVLVGNGGSINAIDAQFDGLPADGTDNSLATFVVRGAGSKVTSTGTLTVGANASIEDGGAIVAQDVGIGTSGSFQNFVVTGAQSRMDVNGTLTVNGGYAPNSNISIADSANLNVKNGITMATGGHLTIGGKIDLGNLALGGEPKGQAAAAAGYINPDAVISFGSSERAYLNFNHTQTGYVFANALTGDGNIKSMSGETILTGDLSKFEATDNLGGIIVDGGSTLVLASNLGTGVTNYDNVFAWQTNIDVKNGTFNVKADTGAIRKNFLGSEYFSSNIDVWGDRNAGSAFGRLIGSGAVGNVTLEKGALISPGNSDNAIGTFTVNGNLSFGEGSAYDVDIAGNGASDKIVVQTLKAWSGTDAQNNPTYVDSAGKTSIANNVSVQVTALDAATSYQNGQTYTILSSAGGIQGQFAQAISKSAFLDVALAQTSNQVDLTIAVKDTGTPNPGTPNPGNPDPGTPNPGTPNPGNPDPGTPNPGTPNPGTPSPGLFDSVAVTGNQRNVARALNTLQQSGQSLALYNSLLPLSAEEAQHAFEALSGEVHASAMNTLVTSSTLLRNSVNDRMRASFSSVASRPTPVMAYADGDDRFGTANKDIPLFTAWGQGFGTWNSIDGNGNAADLSSSTGGFVAGLDVPVSADWRLGAVGGYSRSSFDANDRSSFGHSDNYHLGMYAGAQYGELSFRSGLTYTWHQVSTNRSVAFSGFNDHLKADYDAGSFQAFGELGYRIDVSTVAFEPFANLTHVNVQRDGFNERGGIAALSSPSDSLDTTLTTLGLRASSDFMLGGYIAKARGMLGWQHAFGDTDPTSRLAFVGSQSYVVSGTPLTKDAAVVELGLDVGLSDTATIGIGYSGEFGSNETSNSINAKLDVRF from the coding sequence GTGCTTGATAGCGGTAACACGACCTGGACGAGTGATACGCTGGTCGATGGTGATCTCTATGTCGGCTATAACAACAAAGACATTGGCCTGACGATCGCCAATGGCGCAAAAGTGTACAGTACAAATGGTTACATAGGCTACCGAGTTGGTAGTTCAGGGACCGTCACGGTGAGTGGTCCCGGTTCTTCCTGGATCATTCCCAGGGTCAATTACGTCCTGGCAAATAATATTACGGTCAATCAAAACGGCACTCTCAACATCGAGAATGGCGGTAATGTCGACGCGAAATATTTTACGTTCGCCAGCACGTCGCAACTGAATGTGACTGGAAATGGCTCGACCTTGACAGCGGACCGCATTTCCAATTCTGGAACGGTCCTCGTCGGGAATGGGGGCTCGATCAATGCGATCGACGCACAGTTCGATGGCCTCCCGGCGGACGGCACGGATAACAGCCTTGCGACTTTTGTTGTTCGCGGCGCTGGTTCGAAGGTGACGAGCACCGGAACTTTGACGGTTGGCGCCAATGCAAGCATCGAAGATGGCGGTGCTATCGTCGCCCAGGACGTTGGAATCGGTACAAGCGGCAGTTTTCAGAATTTCGTGGTCACAGGCGCCCAATCCCGCATGGATGTGAATGGGACTTTGACAGTCAATGGTGGCTATGCCCCTAACTCGAATATATCCATTGCCGATAGCGCCAACTTGAATGTCAAGAACGGCATCACAATGGCAACCGGCGGTCACTTGACGATTGGCGGCAAGATCGATCTGGGAAATCTGGCCCTTGGAGGAGAGCCCAAAGGCCAAGCGGCTGCCGCAGCCGGCTATATCAATCCCGATGCCGTTATTTCCTTCGGTTCATCCGAGAGGGCATACCTGAATTTTAACCACACCCAAACCGGCTATGTCTTTGCCAATGCATTGACCGGTGACGGAAACATCAAGTCGATGTCGGGCGAAACAATCCTGACGGGGGATCTCAGCAAGTTTGAGGCCACCGATAATCTCGGCGGAATCATTGTCGATGGGGGCAGTACATTGGTTCTGGCGAGCAATCTGGGAACAGGTGTTACCAATTACGACAATGTCTTCGCATGGCAGACCAATATTGATGTCAAGAACGGCACCTTCAACGTCAAGGCGGACACGGGTGCTATCAGGAAGAACTTCCTTGGAAGCGAATATTTTTCATCGAATATCGACGTCTGGGGCGATCGGAATGCCGGCAGTGCATTCGGACGGTTGATCGGGTCTGGAGCCGTCGGTAATGTCACGCTGGAAAAGGGTGCACTGATTTCACCTGGAAATTCCGACAATGCCATTGGCACTTTCACGGTGAACGGCAACCTCTCCTTTGGCGAAGGTTCGGCATATGATGTCGACATCGCTGGAAATGGGGCGAGTGACAAAATCGTCGTTCAAACCCTGAAGGCATGGAGCGGAACCGATGCCCAGAATAATCCAACCTATGTGGATAGTGCGGGTAAAACCTCAATCGCTAACAATGTATCCGTGCAGGTGACAGCTCTCGATGCTGCAACCAGCTACCAGAATGGCCAAACCTATACGATTCTATCATCGGCTGGCGGTATCCAGGGGCAATTCGCTCAAGCGATTTCGAAGTCGGCATTTCTGGATGTGGCATTGGCTCAAACGTCAAACCAGGTCGATCTGACCATCGCAGTCAAGGATACGGGTACGCCTAACCCCGGAACTCCTAATCCCGGCAATCCTGATCCGGGAACCCCTAATCCTGGTACGCCCAATCCGGGTAATCCCGATCCGGGAACCCCAAACCCCGGAACACCCAACCCTGGCACGCCATCGCCCGGCCTGTTCGATTCTGTCGCCGTAACCGGCAATCAGCGCAATGTCGCTCGGGCTCTCAACACCTTGCAGCAGAGCGGGCAGTCGCTTGCGCTCTATAACAGCCTGTTGCCGTTAAGTGCAGAAGAAGCGCAGCATGCTTTTGAAGCCCTGTCTGGTGAAGTGCATGCATCTGCCATGAATACGCTGGTCACCAGCAGCACGCTTTTGCGCAACTCGGTGAACGACCGGATGCGGGCATCGTTCAGCTCGGTCGCCTCGCGTCCTACGCCAGTCATGGCCTATGCTGACGGTGACGACAGATTTGGTACGGCTAACAAGGATATTCCGCTCTTTACGGCCTGGGGCCAGGGCTTCGGCACATGGAACAGCATCGACGGCAATGGCAATGCTGCAGACCTGAGTTCGTCCACCGGCGGTTTCGTGGCGGGTCTCGACGTTCCGGTCTCCGCCGATTGGAGATTGGGTGCCGTTGGCGGCTATAGCCGGTCCAGCTTCGATGCCAATGACCGCTCATCCTTTGGCCATAGCGACAACTATCATCTCGGCATGTATGCCGGAGCGCAATATGGAGAATTGTCCTTCCGCTCAGGCCTTACCTATACCTGGCATCAGGTATCGACCAATCGGTCCGTGGCATTCTCCGGTTTCAACGACCATCTGAAGGCTGATTACGACGCTGGCAGCTTCCAGGCCTTCGGTGAACTCGGCTATCGCATTGATGTCAGCACCGTGGCTTTCGAGCCCTTTGCCAACCTCACCCATGTCAATGTTCAGAGAGACGGCTTTAATGAGCGTGGTGGGATTGCGGCCTTGTCGAGCCCGAGCGACAGCCTGGACACGACACTGACGACCCTTGGCCTGCGCGCCTCTTCCGATTTCATGCTGGGCGGCTATATCGCCAAGGCCAGAGGCATGCTTGGCTGGCAGCACGCCTTCGGTGATACCGACCCAACCTCACGCCTGGCATTTGTCGGCAGCCAGAGCTACGTTGTGTCCGGTACACCTCTGACCAAGGATGCGGCCGTTGTCGAACTCGGCCTCGATGTCGGGCTCAGCGATACCGCCACGATCGGCATTGGCTATTCCGGTGAATTCGGTAGTAATGAAACCTCAAACAGCATCAATGCAAAGCTGGATGTCCGTTTCTGA
- a CDS encoding amino acid ABC transporter permease, translating into MSPMLHNDAGRSAALRNIGLVALPLAILIWALADLSLGRELLQWLPYLGSGFAMNIVISLSAMTLGSVLGILLGMLQMVPFRLVRYPAAVYVQVFRNAPHLVLIFATTYIFPFEIIIFGNYLSFPDWVKAMVGLAIPASAYIAEITRGAILSIPTAQWEAAQGLGFSRWQALRWIILPQCLRRSLPPWMNVLASITMGTSLASLVGVHELLHAATDASTSVRRLDFTVIAYVVVMAAFFALCYPIARLTRRLERRFKAA; encoded by the coding sequence ATGTCGCCAATGCTTCACAACGATGCGGGCCGTAGCGCCGCGCTGCGCAATATCGGCCTTGTCGCCTTGCCGCTGGCAATCCTCATCTGGGCGCTGGCCGATCTGTCGCTTGGCCGTGAACTGCTGCAATGGCTTCCTTATCTCGGCTCCGGCTTTGCGATGAACATCGTCATCAGCCTGTCGGCGATGACGCTTGGAAGCGTGCTGGGCATCCTGCTTGGCATGCTGCAAATGGTGCCATTCCGGCTGGTCCGCTACCCGGCTGCGGTCTATGTGCAGGTGTTTCGCAATGCGCCGCATCTGGTGCTGATCTTTGCGACCACTTATATCTTTCCTTTCGAGATCATCATCTTTGGCAATTATCTGTCCTTTCCCGATTGGGTGAAAGCCATGGTCGGTCTGGCCATCCCGGCAAGCGCCTATATCGCCGAAATCACCCGTGGCGCCATCCTGTCTATTCCGACGGCGCAATGGGAGGCGGCACAAGGCCTGGGCTTTTCGCGCTGGCAGGCGCTGCGCTGGATCATCCTGCCGCAATGCCTGCGCCGGTCGCTGCCGCCATGGATGAATGTGCTTGCCTCAATCACCATGGGGACGTCGCTGGCCTCGCTGGTCGGCGTCCATGAACTTCTCCATGCCGCCACCGATGCCAGCACATCCGTGCGCCGGCTTGATTTCACCGTTATTGCCTATGTTGTGGTGATGGCCGCCTTCTTTGCGCTTTGCTACCCGATCGCCCGTCTGACCCGCCGCCTGGAGCGCCGTTTCAAGGCGGCCTGA
- a CDS encoding invasion associated locus B family protein, whose amino-acid sequence MKIAKIVAIMVAANLASTVAFSQDGNGRPNAPSSLSETYEDWTVACAKRNESRVCSTFQRQVQQNGQQVLGIELTPAADKSIKGSLVLPFGLDLDKGVAFAIDDTPPGKSSRFSTCLPSGCLVSLTFTDKGANALKSGKSLKLIAYAYGAGTEVPFTISLKGLASGLDRIAVLSK is encoded by the coding sequence ATGAAGATCGCCAAAATTGTTGCGATCATGGTGGCCGCGAATCTTGCGTCCACCGTCGCTTTTTCACAAGACGGCAATGGTCGCCCCAATGCTCCGTCTTCCCTTTCCGAAACCTATGAGGACTGGACGGTTGCCTGCGCAAAGCGCAACGAAAGCCGCGTCTGCTCGACGTTTCAACGACAGGTGCAGCAAAACGGGCAGCAGGTTCTTGGCATCGAACTCACGCCTGCTGCCGATAAGAGCATAAAGGGTTCGCTCGTTCTGCCTTTTGGGTTGGACCTGGATAAGGGAGTCGCATTTGCGATAGACGATACACCGCCTGGAAAGTCCTCGCGGTTTTCGACATGCCTTCCCTCCGGCTGCCTTGTATCCCTGACCTTTACGGATAAGGGGGCTAACGCATTGAAAAGTGGTAAATCGTTAAAACTCATTGCTTACGCTTATGGTGCAGGTACAGAGGTTCCATTCACGATTTCCTTGAAAGGTCTGGCAAGCGGGCTCGACAGGATCGCCGTCCTGTCGAAGTGA
- a CDS encoding response regulator transcription factor: protein MTDEFIIIADDHPIFREGIFALVRQLLPNSKIASTDTLEAALEIARANPVPPSMFILDLFFEGNNIVSNLRALREEFRLASIVVVTMASDKALVDTVMNAGINGFINKAALPDEIKEILRAVREGDVVVQVPVSANAIASYVGPTLSQRQLDVLQLLAEGRTNKEIAIILGISPFTVRIHVSAIFRSLGVATRAGAVTKGIAMGLVPTSPGSSERSSDSR from the coding sequence ATGACTGACGAATTCATTATTATCGCTGATGATCACCCGATATTCCGGGAGGGCATTTTCGCTTTGGTTCGGCAGCTTTTGCCGAATTCAAAAATTGCGTCCACCGACACGCTCGAAGCCGCTCTTGAAATTGCAAGAGCCAATCCTGTCCCGCCCAGCATGTTCATCCTGGACCTGTTTTTTGAGGGAAACAACATCGTATCGAATTTGCGCGCGCTTCGCGAAGAATTTCGCCTGGCGTCGATCGTCGTGGTCACCATGGCCAGCGATAAAGCTTTGGTCGATACCGTCATGAATGCCGGGATCAACGGGTTCATCAATAAAGCAGCCCTGCCGGATGAGATAAAGGAAATCCTGCGGGCGGTTCGCGAAGGTGACGTCGTTGTCCAGGTACCGGTATCGGCGAATGCCATTGCCAGTTATGTCGGCCCGACGCTAAGCCAGCGCCAGCTCGACGTTTTGCAACTCCTTGCCGAGGGCCGGACCAATAAGGAGATCGCCATCATTCTTGGTATTTCTCCTTTCACGGTTCGCATCCATGTCTCGGCTATTTTCCGCTCACTTGGCGTGGCGACCCGCGCCGGAGCCGTGACCAAGGGGATTGCCATGGGATTGGTGCCGACCTCTCCTGGCTCATCGGAGCGGAGCTCCGATTCCCGGTAG
- a CDS encoding LLM class flavin-dependent oxidoreductase, with product MTRKREIHLGLFLQGAGHHVSGWRHPNAEAGSENFDLLRRVSQLAEQAKFDMVFLADGLTSGVDAHPSTIARFEPLTLLAALAMVTEKIGLAATASTTYGEPYHVARAFSSIDHLSHGRAAWNIVTTSYARTANNFSKSHPGHDERYAVAEEFVDVVRGLWDSWDDDAFIKDKQNGIYADPNKVHLLDHTGKYFSVKGPLNIPRSPQGHPILIQAGSSGPGQDLAARTADVVFTAQQSLDEAQAFYKSLKDRVTGFGRHPDDVAVMPGFLPVIGRTAREAADKLAELDQWTELKSAMPLLEERIGHSLADYDPDGPLPDLPISDQLRSRAELLTALARRESLTIRQLALRVAAGRGHHIVLGTPEDIADRMQQWFETRAADGFNIMPPFFPEGLEDFTRLVVPILQERGLFRTDYSGVTLRDHLGVSRPNLSS from the coding sequence ATGACCCGCAAGAGAGAAATCCACCTCGGCCTGTTCCTGCAAGGGGCTGGCCACCATGTCTCCGGCTGGCGGCATCCGAATGCGGAAGCCGGTAGCGAAAATTTCGACCTGCTGCGCCGCGTCTCGCAGCTCGCCGAGCAGGCGAAATTCGACATGGTTTTCCTCGCCGACGGGCTGACGAGCGGCGTCGATGCGCATCCCTCGACCATTGCCAGGTTCGAACCGCTGACCCTGTTGGCCGCACTTGCCATGGTGACCGAAAAGATCGGCCTTGCCGCAACCGCCTCGACCACCTATGGCGAGCCCTACCATGTGGCCCGCGCCTTTTCCTCCATTGACCACTTGAGCCATGGGCGTGCCGCTTGGAATATCGTCACCACATCCTATGCCCGGACCGCCAATAATTTTTCCAAATCCCATCCAGGCCATGACGAACGCTACGCCGTCGCCGAAGAATTTGTCGATGTGGTGCGCGGCCTTTGGGACAGCTGGGACGATGATGCCTTTATCAAGGACAAGCAGAACGGCATCTATGCCGATCCGAACAAGGTGCATCTCCTCGACCACACGGGCAAATATTTCTCGGTCAAAGGCCCGCTCAATATTCCCCGGTCTCCGCAGGGCCATCCAATTCTGATTCAAGCCGGCTCATCCGGGCCGGGGCAAGACCTCGCGGCCCGGACCGCCGATGTGGTGTTCACGGCTCAGCAAAGCCTCGATGAAGCACAGGCCTTCTACAAAAGCCTCAAGGATCGGGTCACCGGTTTTGGCAGGCATCCCGATGATGTCGCGGTCATGCCGGGCTTTCTGCCGGTCATCGGCCGCACGGCAAGGGAGGCTGCCGACAAGCTGGCCGAACTCGACCAATGGACCGAACTGAAAAGCGCTATGCCGCTGCTTGAGGAGCGGATCGGCCATAGCCTTGCCGACTATGATCCAGATGGTCCATTGCCGGACCTGCCGATTTCCGACCAGCTGCGCAGCCGCGCCGAACTGCTGACCGCATTGGCCCGGCGCGAGAGCCTGACCATAAGGCAATTGGCCCTACGGGTTGCCGCCGGGCGGGGACATCATATCGTGCTCGGTACACCTGAAGACATCGCCGACCGTATGCAGCAATGGTTTGAAACACGCGCCGCCGATGGTTTCAACATCATGCCGCCTTTCTTCCCGGAGGGACTGGAAGATTTCACCCGCCTGGTGGTTCCAATCCTACAAGAACGTGGCCTGTTCCGCACAGATTACAGCGGCGTGACATTGCGCGATCATCTGGGCGTATCCCGGCCAAACCTGTCTTCTTGA